One genomic window of uncultured delta proteobacterium includes the following:
- the agcS gene encoding Sodium/alanine symporter AgcS: protein MEAFANLVNTLVDFVWGPFLLIPLLLGVGVYLMLGLRFMPVRSLFHAFGHMWRGRRHGGDEGELSPFNALMTSMAATVGTGNIVGVATAIYIGGPGAVFWMWVTAVVGMATKYCEATLAVKYREVTPDGSYVGGPMYYIKNGLGKNWGWMAALFAIFGAVASFGIGNLTQCNAITANVLNATGLTDWRMELGGQVVPASWFVAALLFLVTGAVILGGVKRIGAVAGKLVPFMAIFYILFGIVVMIMYLDRVPHAFGLIFSHAFAPISAAGGFAGAILSETIKRGVSRGLFSNEAGLGSAPIAHATATTKNPVHQGFLGMLDPFLDTLVVCTVTALVILLSGEWMASAPAGMDPDAARQFLQGTLTARSFDTIIPGVGRFVVTVSLVLFAFSTVLGWSVYGERCAMYLFSHKASFPFRVIFVLAVPLGAVAKLDLVWALADLFNGLMALPNLVALALLSPVVFKLTKEYFDAENR from the coding sequence ATGGAAGCTTTCGCCAACCTGGTGAATACTCTGGTGGATTTTGTCTGGGGTCCTTTTTTGCTCATTCCCCTGCTTCTCGGTGTGGGCGTGTATCTGATGCTCGGCCTGCGCTTCATGCCCGTGCGCTCGCTTTTCCATGCGTTCGGGCACATGTGGCGGGGCCGCAGGCACGGCGGCGACGAGGGGGAACTCTCGCCCTTCAATGCCCTCATGACATCCATGGCCGCGACCGTGGGCACGGGCAACATCGTGGGCGTGGCCACCGCCATTTATATCGGCGGGCCCGGCGCTGTCTTCTGGATGTGGGTCACGGCCGTGGTGGGCATGGCCACCAAATACTGCGAGGCCACTCTGGCCGTGAAGTACCGCGAGGTCACCCCGGACGGCAGCTACGTCGGCGGCCCCATGTACTACATCAAGAACGGATTGGGCAAAAACTGGGGCTGGATGGCCGCCCTCTTCGCCATCTTCGGCGCGGTGGCGAGCTTCGGCATCGGCAACCTGACCCAATGCAACGCCATCACGGCCAACGTGCTCAATGCCACCGGCCTCACCGACTGGCGCATGGAATTGGGCGGGCAGGTCGTTCCGGCCAGCTGGTTCGTGGCCGCGCTGCTCTTCCTTGTCACCGGCGCCGTGATACTCGGCGGGGTCAAACGCATCGGGGCCGTGGCGGGCAAACTGGTCCCCTTCATGGCTATTTTCTACATTCTGTTCGGCATCGTGGTCATGATCATGTACCTTGACCGCGTGCCGCATGCCTTCGGCCTCATTTTCAGTCACGCGTTCGCGCCCATATCGGCCGCCGGCGGGTTTGCAGGGGCCATCCTGAGTGAAACCATCAAGCGCGGCGTTTCACGCGGCCTGTTTTCCAACGAGGCTGGCCTGGGCAGCGCGCCCATCGCCCACGCCACCGCCACGACCAAGAATCCGGTACACCAGGGCTTTCTCGGCATGCTGGACCCCTTCCTCGACACTCTGGTGGTCTGCACCGTGACCGCGCTCGTGATCCTGCTGAGCGGCGAATGGATGGCCTCCGCCCCAGCAGGCATGGATCCCGACGCCGCCCGCCAGTTCCTGCAGGGGACGCTCACCGCGCGGTCCTTCGACACAATCATCCCCGGCGTCGGCCGTTTTGTGGTCACGGTTTCGCTGGTGCTTTTCGCTTTCTCCACGGTGCTTGGCTGGAGCGTCTACGGCGAGCGCTGCGCCATGTATCTCTTCAGCCACAAGGCATCTTTTCCCTTCCGCGTCATTTTCGTGCTGGCCGTGCCGCTCGGCGCGGTGGCCAAGCTGGACCTGGTCTGGGCATTGGCCGACCTGTTCAACGGGCTCATGGCCCTGCCCAACCTGGTGGCGCTCGCCCTGCTGAGTCCCGTTGTTTTCAAGCTGACGAAGGAATATTTTGATGCGGAGAACCGCTAG
- a CDS encoding putative Transcriptional regulator, TetR family (Evidence 3 : Function proposed based on presence of conserved amino acid motif, structural feature or limited homology), producing MDKQKNRKYVSPAREKQATDTRNRVIDAAEALLLEKGFAGTTVAEVARRAGVSPQTVYAIFSSKAGIIMAAIEDRVLHDERNVDAIERMRNTTDPVLILRNAAAIIRNIYEGNAPTFTAVYGARMVSPQLAELETELNDLRREKQAEMVDKLVASGKLLPHLDKEAVRDLLWMLSGREIYYLLVIRRGWSPDRYEAQLASLLITSLVHPDAIKPHLAGDILTLPDVPR from the coding sequence ATGGACAAGCAAAAAAACCGCAAATACGTCTCCCCTGCGCGGGAAAAACAGGCTACGGACACGCGAAACCGCGTTATTGACGCGGCCGAGGCTCTGCTCCTGGAAAAGGGCTTCGCCGGTACGACCGTGGCCGAGGTGGCGCGGCGGGCCGGTGTTTCCCCGCAGACCGTCTATGCGATTTTTTCTTCCAAGGCGGGCATCATCATGGCCGCCATCGAAGACAGAGTGCTCCACGACGAGCGGAACGTGGACGCAATCGAACGGATGCGGAACACCACGGACCCGGTGCTTATTCTGCGCAACGCCGCCGCGATCATCCGCAACATTTACGAGGGCAACGCGCCGACCTTCACCGCCGTCTACGGGGCCCGCATGGTCTCCCCCCAACTGGCGGAGCTGGAAACGGAACTGAACGACCTGCGCCGGGAAAAGCAGGCGGAGATGGTCGACAAGCTGGTCGCCAGCGGGAAACTTCTCCCCCACCTGGACAAGGAAGCCGTGCGCGACCTGCTCTGGATGCTCTCCGGCCGCGAGATATACTATCTTCTGGTCATCCGGCGCGGCTGGTCCCCTGACCGCTACGAAGCGCAGCTCGCCTCGTTGCTCATCACAAGCCTCGTCCACCCGGACGCCATAAAACCCCACCTGGCGGGGGATATTCTGACCCTTCCCGACGTTCCGCGGTAA
- a CDS encoding Integral membrane sensor signal transduction histidine kinase, with protein MLFNRQRGEENPPRHAAPGSPPVQGDKPGGKAANGNGRDKPSVDTTPPDRVKLGIARYLAWVLLVLILAFSIFLAIVVGNRAQDTLLTKQRNFAGILAEHLNQQIFARFSIPAVAAYGRPNLKQNAQYVMLDQTVASLTHGLQVHSLRIFDNDGEIKYSSRDRGEVGHKSPVTEAMVQGVEEAQLPVFVVDRNIPLWEAYLSFFRMKPGAFYLRTIAPMRPVVSLRVSNTASYEWTRAESLGVLEFSQDITSDMADIVRFQWTIVGITLASSLLVVLLLLVFLRRAEAALALRMRERQRLVSELHQHEKLAGMGRVVAGIAHEIRNPLGIIQSSAELLLSRPTASDPVTGKILRAIFDEARRLSQTVSDFLDYARPRQPQQAQVDLARTTRDVLAFLEPELAARNITVRTAFVPQRAGTEGLYTLGDKDLLHRAIYNVLINSMQAMDTKGSITISGRPLEEKTRDRVELCVADSGPGFPVENRERILDPFVTTKDGGTGLGLPIVNNIITSHGGQMSLEDAPGGGAMVRMVLPSGAS; from the coding sequence ATGCTTTTTAACCGGCAGCGCGGGGAGGAAAACCCGCCACGCCATGCGGCGCCCGGCTCTCCCCCTGTCCAGGGGGACAAGCCGGGCGGCAAGGCCGCCAATGGAAACGGGCGGGACAAGCCTTCCGTCGACACCACGCCCCCGGACAGGGTGAAGCTGGGCATCGCCCGCTACCTGGCCTGGGTCCTTCTGGTGTTGATTCTCGCGTTTTCGATATTTCTGGCCATCGTTGTCGGCAACCGGGCCCAGGATACGCTTCTCACCAAGCAGCGCAATTTCGCGGGCATTCTGGCGGAGCACCTGAACCAGCAGATTTTCGCGCGGTTCAGCATCCCGGCGGTCGCCGCCTACGGGCGCCCGAACTTGAAACAGAATGCCCAGTATGTGATGCTGGACCAGACCGTGGCCTCGCTGACGCACGGCCTGCAAGTCCATTCCTTGCGTATTTTCGATAACGACGGGGAGATCAAATATTCCTCCCGCGACCGGGGCGAGGTCGGGCACAAGAGCCCGGTGACGGAAGCCATGGTGCAGGGCGTCGAGGAGGCGCAACTGCCGGTTTTCGTGGTGGACAGAAACATTCCGCTGTGGGAGGCGTATCTTTCCTTTTTCCGGATGAAGCCCGGCGCGTTTTATTTGCGGACCATCGCGCCGATGCGGCCCGTGGTTTCCTTGCGGGTGTCGAACACGGCCTCGTATGAGTGGACGCGGGCCGAATCCCTGGGCGTTCTGGAGTTTTCGCAGGACATCACCAGCGACATGGCGGATATCGTGCGGTTCCAGTGGACCATCGTGGGCATCACGCTGGCCTCGTCGCTTTTGGTGGTGCTCCTGCTTCTGGTTTTCCTGCGCCGGGCGGAAGCGGCGCTCGCGCTGCGTATGCGCGAGCGGCAGCGCCTTGTGAGCGAGTTGCACCAGCACGAGAAGCTGGCGGGCATGGGGCGCGTGGTGGCGGGCATCGCCCACGAAATCCGCAACCCGCTCGGGATCATCCAGTCCAGCGCGGAACTGCTCCTTTCCCGCCCCACGGCGTCCGACCCGGTGACGGGCAAGATTTTGCGGGCGATTTTCGACGAGGCGCGCCGCTTGTCCCAGACCGTGAGCGACTTTCTCGATTACGCACGCCCCCGCCAGCCGCAGCAGGCCCAGGTGGATCTCGCCAGGACCACCCGGGACGTGCTGGCCTTCCTTGAGCCGGAACTTGCCGCCCGGAACATAACGGTCCGGACGGCGTTCGTGCCGCAGCGGGCGGGCACGGAAGGCCTGTATACCCTTGGCGACAAGGATCTTTTGCACCGGGCGATTTACAACGTGCTGATTAACAGCATGCAGGCCATGGACACGAAGGGGAGCATCACCATCAGCGGGCGACCCCTGGAGGAAAAGACCAGGGACCGGGTGGAACTCTGCGTTGCCGACTCCGGGCCGGGATTCCCCGTGGAAAATCGGGAGCGCATCCTGGACCCCTTTGTCACGACCAAGGACGGCGGCACGGGGCTGGGGCTTCCCATTGTGAACAACATCATCACGAGCCACGGCGGCCAGATGAGCCTGGAAGACGCCCCGGGGGGCGGAGCCATGGTGCGCATGGTGCTGCCTTCGGGCGCATCCTGA
- a CDS encoding conserved hypothetical protein (Evidence 4 : Homologs of previously reported genes of unknown function) — MFFDELRAGQTFSVRPVTITEEAIRSFALAYDPLPVHLDAAYAATTPFGGIIAPGVMSFMAVWAEFLKTNGWGANFVAGKSTKIEWLAPVYPGDVLRGEARIMEVVAHKPDCGIVYLGIDVYNQHGIKVIFDTSELVIKARPGA; from the coding sequence ATGTTTTTTGACGAACTGCGGGCCGGGCAGACGTTTTCTGTCCGGCCCGTCACCATTACGGAAGAGGCTATCCGGTCCTTTGCGCTGGCGTACGACCCGCTGCCCGTGCACCTGGATGCGGCGTACGCAGCCACCACGCCGTTCGGGGGCATCATCGCTCCCGGGGTTATGTCGTTCATGGCCGTCTGGGCCGAGTTTCTGAAAACCAACGGCTGGGGCGCCAACTTTGTGGCCGGGAAAAGCACAAAAATCGAGTGGCTCGCCCCCGTGTATCCGGGAGACGTGCTGCGCGGCGAGGCCCGGATCATGGAAGTGGTGGCGCACAAACCGGACTGCGGCATCGTGTACCTCGGTATCGACGTTTACAACCAGCACGGGATCAAGGTTATATTCGACACCAGCGAACTGGTGATTAAGGCGCGGCCCGGAGCGTAA
- a CDS encoding hypothetical protein (Evidence 5 : No homology to any previously reported sequences) has translation MRGLDLCLGGFDLPHAVHGRAAHGIAPDGPLRDQYPPLVDRFLQNGPHEHAGEQEAFPPARGYLAHGVVELGAHGNGAGSRINGDIRELERAFDIVELAVLKLEFDLGRAVPGGDQPAFHHGPLQPQEFRAGLGQVHVHLVHPLDGRKRLALVRGNKRAGRHRGNADMPGNGGVNLGVADVDGGGIHGGLGRDDFRPGLVHAGEGVVVFLSADGVDLDRLRGAVRHKLRGGKVGLGPQKSRLGLGKGGFIQGRVYLVELLAFRHFLPFVEQALLDDARHLRPHFGDLQGGGAPAELGGEFHALRFHRQVGDLGRRHLHLLRPLVATGKKRGGHHAENGQKQYVSPGDTHTLTSGTVTRALPWAGKARRDNLAAKIKNNAPAAVSESREASKTRGQAGTRTLTVGAGKKQSKTSQYSEKL, from the coding sequence TTGCGCGGCCTCGATCTCTGCCTTGGTGGGTTCGACCTCCCGCACGCAGTACACGGTCGCGCGGCCCATGGTATCGCGCCCGACGGCCCGCTGCGGGATCAGTATCCCCCGCTCGTTGACCGCTTCCTGCAGAATGGCCCGCACGAACATGCCGGGGAACAGGAGGCGTTCCCGCCGGCCCGCGGTTATCTCGCGCATGGGGTTGTCGAACTTGGCGCGCACGGTAATGGCGCCGGTTCCCGTATCAACGGTGATATCCGCGAGCTGGAGCGCGCCTTCGATATCGTAGAGCTGGCCGTCCTCAAGCTTGAGTTTGACCTTGGCCGCGCCGTCCCCGGCGGAGACCAGCCGGCCTTCCATCATGGACCGCTTCAACCGCAGGAGTTCCGCGCTGGACTGGGTCAGGTCCACGTACATCTGGTCCATCCGCTGGATGGTCGCAAGCGCCTGGCCCTGGTTCGCGGTAACAAGCGCGCCGGGCGTCACCGAGGAAATGCCGATATGCCCGGCAATGGGGGCGTTAACCTTGGTGTAGCGGATGTTGATGGAGGCGGTATCCACGGCGGCCTTGGCCGCGACGACTTCCGCCCGGGCCTGGTTCATGCTGGCGAAGGCGTTGTCGTTTTCCTGTCTGCTGACGGCGTTGACCTTGACCGCCTGCGCGGAGCGGTTCGCCATAAGTTGCGCGGCGGTAAAGTTGGCCTCGGCCCGCAAAAGAGCCGCCTTGGCCTCGGCAAGGGAGGCTTCATACAAGGCCGGGTCTATCTGGTAGAGCTGCTGGCCTTCCGCCACTTCCTGCCCTTCGTCGAACAGGCGCTTCTGGATGATGCCCGTCACCTGCGGCCGCACTTCGGCGACCTCCAGGGCGGAGGTGCGCCCGCTGAGCTCGGAGGTGAGTTCCACGCGCTCCGTTTTCACCGTCAGGTAGGTGACCTCGGGCGTCGGCATCTGCATCTGCTGCGGCCCCTTGTCGCAACCGGCAAGAAACGCGGCGGGCACCATGCCGAGAACGGCCAGAAACAATATGTATCGCCTGGGGATACGCATACACTCACCTCGGGAACTGTTACGCGGGCATTGCCGTGGGCGGGAAAGGCCCGCCGGGACAACCTCGCGGCAAAGATCAAAAATAATGCGCCCGCCGCCGTTTCCGAAAGCCGGGAGGCCTCAAAAACGCGCGGTCAGGCCGGGACTCGCACTCTTACCGTTGGCGCGGGTAAAAAACAATCAAAAACGTCACAGTATAGCGAAAAGCTTTAA
- the atoC gene encoding Acetoacetate metabolism regulatory protein AtoC, with product MNDQQTHLLIIDDEKNYLLVLETLLTDAGYTVTALSDPESALAFLEDSEVDVVVTDMKMPKISGREVLEHVRKNYPHVPVLVMTAFGSIESAVEVMKFGAFDYITKPFSNDEMLLSLKNAAELARVHRRYRLLHENLEERFGLHQIIGRSKGIRSVLAMVDRAAPSKSSVLITGESGTGKELVARAIHFASPRKNGPFVSVNCMALNPGVLESELFGHEKGSFTGAVAMRRGRFELADGGTLFLDEIGELSHDMQVKLLRVLQERRFERVGGSEEIEVDIRIVTATNKDLQAEVEAGNFREDLYYRLNVVQLLLPPLRERREDIPLLVAHFVEKMVRENGLTPKIFTPEALDFLCGYEWPGNIRQLENMVERCMVMAPSDAIEVQDLPQEIRDEETQLKSAVDLLPVELNLADTMDKLEAALVRRALARADFVQVKAAELLGISKSLLQYKLRKYGITGH from the coding sequence ATGAACGACCAACAGACGCATCTGCTTATTATTGACGACGAGAAGAACTATCTTCTCGTTCTGGAAACCCTGCTGACGGATGCCGGGTACACGGTCACGGCCCTGAGCGACCCGGAAAGCGCCCTGGCGTTCCTGGAAGACTCGGAAGTGGACGTGGTCGTCACGGACATGAAAATGCCCAAGATCAGCGGCCGGGAAGTGCTCGAGCACGTCCGGAAGAACTACCCGCACGTGCCGGTGCTCGTCATGACCGCGTTCGGCTCCATCGAAAGCGCCGTGGAAGTTATGAAGTTCGGGGCGTTCGACTATATCACCAAGCCCTTTTCCAACGACGAGATGCTGCTTTCCCTGAAAAACGCGGCGGAACTCGCCAGGGTGCACCGGCGGTACCGCCTCCTGCACGAGAACCTGGAGGAGCGCTTCGGCCTGCACCAGATTATCGGGCGGAGCAAGGGCATCCGCTCCGTCCTGGCCATGGTGGACCGGGCCGCGCCCAGCAAAAGCTCCGTCCTGATTACCGGGGAATCCGGCACGGGCAAGGAGCTCGTGGCGCGGGCCATACACTTCGCATCCCCGCGCAAGAACGGGCCTTTTGTCAGCGTCAACTGTATGGCGCTCAACCCCGGCGTGCTGGAAAGCGAGCTTTTCGGCCATGAGAAGGGGTCCTTCACCGGCGCGGTGGCCATGCGGCGGGGCCGGTTCGAACTGGCCGACGGCGGCACTCTGTTTTTGGACGAGATCGGCGAATTGTCCCACGACATGCAGGTGAAGCTGCTCAGAGTGCTGCAGGAGCGCCGGTTCGAGCGGGTCGGCGGCTCCGAGGAAATAGAGGTGGATATCCGTATCGTCACGGCCACGAACAAGGACCTGCAGGCCGAGGTGGAAGCCGGGAACTTCCGCGAGGATCTGTATTACCGGCTGAACGTGGTGCAACTGCTGCTGCCGCCCTTGCGCGAGCGGCGCGAGGATATCCCGCTCTTGGTGGCGCATTTCGTGGAAAAGATGGTGCGGGAAAACGGCCTCACCCCCAAGATCTTCACGCCGGAAGCGCTGGATTTCCTGTGCGGGTATGAATGGCCCGGCAACATCCGCCAGTTGGAGAACATGGTGGAACGCTGCATGGTCATGGCGCCGAGCGACGCCATCGAAGTGCAGGACCTGCCGCAGGAAATACGCGACGAGGAAACCCAGCTCAAAAGCGCGGTGGATCTCTTGCCCGTTGAGCTCAATCTCGCGGACACCATGGATAAACTTGAGGCGGCCCTGGTCCGGCGCGCCCTTGCCAGGGCGGATTTCGTCCAGGTAAAGGCGGCCGAGCTGCTGGGCATTTCAAAAAGTCTGCTGCAATACAAGCTGCGAAAATACGGGATCACCGGCCACTAA
- a CDS encoding hypothetical protein (Evidence 5 : No homology to any previously reported sequences), which translates to MEIYLFFPGIGNAGKGRKNKTAGPEASRTGGVERSSRV; encoded by the coding sequence ATGGAGATATACCTTTTTTTCCCGGGAATAGGCAACGCCGGGAAAGGGCGGAAAAATAAGACCGCCGGTCCGGAGGCATCCCGGACCGGCGGCGTGGAGCGTTCTTCGCGTGTTTAG
- the aspC gene encoding Aspartate aminotransferase, which translates to MNLSRRINNLAPSATLAMSARARELKAAGHDVLSLTVGEPDFPTPDYIGEAAKKAIDEHFTRYTAETGIVELRAAVAAYFKDAYGVTAAKADNITMTNGGKQGLYNVFLCLLDPGDEVIIPAPYWVSYPDMVQLADGKPVIVSAPAEAGFKVTVAQLDKSKTAKTKALVVNSPSNPTGACYSQAEIDAIAQWAVDNKIVLIADEIYDQLVYAPAKHGTFSTWWEKHPDSFVICGGVSKTYAMTGWRVGHVMANIPLSKAMSKLQSQTTSNVCSIAQKAALAAYTGGMDAVNAMRSAFQRRRDLALDIIGTWKGVYCPKPDGAFYIFPDVHGVYTSSMPDSMAFCEQVLEKAGVALVPGKPFGDDNCVRMSYAVSDEMLTQALERIGKFLYK; encoded by the coding sequence ATGAATCTTTCGCGCCGTATCAACAACCTTGCCCCGTCGGCCACGCTCGCCATGTCGGCCCGCGCCCGCGAACTGAAGGCCGCGGGGCACGACGTTCTCAGCCTGACCGTCGGGGAGCCGGATTTCCCGACCCCGGACTATATCGGCGAAGCCGCCAAAAAAGCCATTGACGAGCACTTCACCCGCTACACCGCGGAAACGGGCATCGTTGAACTGCGCGCCGCCGTGGCCGCCTATTTTAAAGACGCATACGGCGTGACCGCGGCGAAAGCCGACAATATCACCATGACCAACGGCGGTAAACAGGGCCTGTACAACGTGTTTCTCTGCCTGCTCGATCCGGGCGACGAGGTCATCATCCCGGCCCCGTACTGGGTGAGTTATCCCGACATGGTGCAGCTGGCGGACGGCAAGCCCGTCATCGTCTCCGCCCCGGCCGAAGCCGGGTTCAAGGTGACGGTCGCGCAGCTCGACAAAAGCAAGACCGCCAAAACCAAGGCCCTTGTCGTCAACTCGCCCTCCAACCCCACGGGCGCGTGCTACTCCCAGGCGGAGATCGACGCCATCGCCCAATGGGCCGTGGACAACAAAATCGTGCTGATCGCCGACGAAATCTACGACCAACTCGTGTACGCCCCGGCCAAGCACGGCACGTTCAGCACCTGGTGGGAAAAACATCCCGACAGCTTCGTCATCTGCGGCGGGGTCAGCAAGACCTACGCCATGACCGGCTGGCGCGTGGGGCACGTCATGGCGAACATCCCGCTTTCCAAAGCCATGTCCAAACTGCAGAGCCAGACCACGTCCAACGTGTGCTCCATCGCCCAGAAAGCGGCTCTCGCCGCCTACACCGGCGGCATGGACGCCGTGAACGCCATGCGAAGCGCCTTCCAGCGCCGCCGCGATCTGGCGCTGGACATCATCGGCACCTGGAAGGGCGTTTACTGCCCGAAGCCGGACGGCGCGTTCTACATCTTCCCGGACGTGCATGGCGTGTACACGTCTTCCATGCCCGACTCCATGGCCTTCTGCGAGCAGGTGCTGGAAAAGGCGGGCGTGGCCCTGGTGCCCGGCAAACCCTTTGGGGACGACAACTGCGTGCGCATGTCCTACGCGGTTTCCGATGAAATGCTGACCCAGGCTCTGGAGAGGATCGGCAAATTCCTTTACAAGTAA
- a CDS encoding Glucose-6-phosphate isomerase has translation MAVHSHALNWSNAFTGRMQGLALESSPFAARAAALAGRLRDETGQGILPFMTLPFRPALEKEIPAAMAALAGCRHMLVLGIGGSALGARALQKAFAPGQDRPNHTGPWLWIADNVDADTLTALFDKLPPKETALVVISKSGGTIETLAQYFLARTWLQKALGDGWKKQVVMVTDEKAGFLREEADKEGIISLPVPDYLGGRYSVFSAVGLLPAAFMGMDWRALLDGAASVFAPLLADMSTLHGHPAWKLAVWNRMLMEKGYSQLIFFSYIPLWSWLGAWFAQLWAESLGKEGKGSMPVPAVGVTDQHSVNQMFLDGPRDKGCFFVHSPALDKGPAFGNDVPEKWSWLKGRKFGDLLEAEGLGTRMALAENNVPLVEFAFASSDEYAAGKFMGLLELTTILTGWLLDINPIDQPAVELGKCLANAKLGAPGYPEESAALAAFLNRKGAVDAF, from the coding sequence ATGGCCGTCCATTCCCATGCCCTTAATTGGAGCAACGCCTTTACGGGCCGCATGCAGGGCCTTGCCCTTGAATCCTCGCCGTTCGCCGCGCGCGCCGCGGCGCTTGCCGGGCGGCTGCGAGACGAAACCGGGCAGGGGATACTGCCGTTCATGACCCTGCCGTTCCGCCCCGCCCTGGAAAAAGAGATCCCGGCAGCCATGGCGGCCCTTGCCGGGTGCCGGCACATGCTGGTGCTGGGCATCGGCGGTTCCGCCCTTGGCGCGCGGGCGCTGCAAAAAGCCTTCGCTCCGGGGCAGGACAGGCCGAACCACACCGGCCCCTGGCTGTGGATCGCGGACAACGTCGACGCCGATACCCTGACCGCCCTGTTCGACAAGCTCCCCCCGAAGGAAACCGCCTTGGTGGTCATTTCCAAATCCGGCGGCACCATTGAGACGCTGGCCCAGTATTTTCTGGCCAGGACCTGGTTGCAAAAGGCCCTGGGCGACGGCTGGAAAAAACAGGTCGTCATGGTCACGGACGAAAAAGCCGGGTTCCTGCGTGAAGAGGCGGACAAGGAAGGCATCATCAGCCTGCCCGTGCCGGATTATCTCGGCGGGCGGTACTCGGTTTTTTCCGCCGTGGGCCTCTTGCCCGCGGCTTTCATGGGCATGGACTGGCGCGCGCTGCTTGACGGGGCGGCCTCGGTTTTCGCGCCGCTGCTCGCGGACATGAGCACCCTGCACGGCCATCCGGCCTGGAAACTGGCCGTCTGGAACCGGATGCTGATGGAAAAAGGGTATTCGCAGCTTATTTTCTTTTCCTATATCCCCCTCTGGTCCTGGCTGGGCGCGTGGTTCGCGCAGCTCTGGGCGGAAAGCCTGGGCAAGGAGGGCAAAGGCTCCATGCCCGTTCCGGCCGTGGGGGTTACGGACCAGCACTCCGTGAACCAGATGTTCCTGGACGGACCGCGCGACAAGGGCTGCTTTTTCGTCCACAGCCCCGCCCTGGACAAAGGGCCGGCTTTCGGCAACGATGTGCCGGAAAAATGGTCCTGGCTCAAGGGCCGCAAGTTCGGCGATCTGCTTGAGGCCGAAGGGCTGGGCACGCGCATGGCCCTGGCGGAAAACAACGTCCCGCTGGTGGAATTCGCCTTTGCCTCCTCGGACGAGTATGCGGCCGGGAAGTTCATGGGGCTTCTGGAATTGACGACCATCCTGACGGGCTGGCTGCTGGATATCAACCCCATTGACCAGCCCGCCGTGGAATTGGGCAAATGCCTGGCCAACGCCAAGCTCGGCGCGCCGGGCTATCCGGAAGAGAGCGCGGCGCTGGCCGCTTTTCTGAACCGCAAAGGAGCGGTGGATGCTTTTTAA